The window TGAACGGCATCGACCTGACCGGGAAGCTCGCGATCGTGACGGGCGGCTACTCGGGCCTCGGCCTGGAGACCACCCGCGCGCTCACCAAGGCGGGCGCCCAGGTAGTCGTCCCCGCCCGTCGCCGGGCCACCGCCGAGGAGGCGCTGTCCGGCCTCGGCGGCGTCGAGGTGGACGAGCTGGATCTCGGCGACCTGGAGAGCGTGCGCGGCTTCGCCGAGCGGTTCCTCGCTTCCGGCCACACGATCGACTTCGTGATCGACAACGCCGGGATCATGGCTTGTCCGGAGACCCGGGTCGGGCCCGGCTGGGAGGCTCAGTTCGCGACCAACCACCTCGGTCACTTCGCACTGGTCAACCGCCTGTGGCCGGCGATCGAGCCGGGCGGTGCCCGCGTGGTCTCGGTGTCCTCGCGGGCCCACCACTTCTCCGGGATGCGCTGGGACGACGTCCACTGGCGGCAGGGCTACGACAAGTGGGAGGCGTACGGGCAGGCGAAGACCGCGAACGTCCTGTTCGCCGTCCACCTCGACAAGCTCGGCGCCGACCACGGGGTACGGGCCTTCTCGCTGCACCCGGGCGGCATCCTCACCCCGTTGCAGCGCCACCTCCCGAAGGAGGAGATGGTGGAGCGCGGCTGGATCGACGAGCAGGGCAACCCGCTGAACCCGGAGGGCTTCAAGAGCCCGGCGCAGGGCGCGGCCACGCAGGTGTGGGCCGCGACGTCGCCCCAGCTGGACGGCATGGGCGGGGTCTACCTGGAGGACTGCGACATCGCCGAGCCCGCCCACGACGGCGACGAGCGCAGTGGCGTCAAGGACTGGGCGATCGACCCGGAGCAGGCCGCACGGCTGTGGCAGCTGTCGGCGGAGCTGACGGGTGTGAACGCGTTCGCCGCGTAGCGCGGGTGCGGAGCGTGCGGGCGCCTCGGAACGGGGTACTCGGACGCTCCCGTCCCCACTCCCGTGAGGAGGCGCAGGTGAGCAGCGAACCGGCCCGCAGGATCGTGGTCACCGGTGCCACGGGCAACGTCGGCACGAGCGTGGTGCGGCTCCTCTCGGAGGATCCGGAGGTCGGCTCCGTGCTGGGGCTGGCCCGCAGGACTCCCGAGTGGTCGCCGCCGAAGACGGACTGGGCGGCGGTCGACCTGGCGTCCGAGCAGGCCGATCCGGCGAGCCTGTTCGAGGGTGCCGATGCCGTCATCCATCTGGCCTGGGCGTTCCAGCCCACGCACGATCCGGCCGTGACCTGGCGGACGAACGTGCTGGGCAGCATTCAGGTCTTCGACGCGGTGGCCGCGGCGCGGGTCCCGACGCTGGTGCACGCGTCGTCGGTCGGCGCGTACTCGCCGGGGCCGAAGGACCACGCAGTGGACGAGTCGTGGCCGACACACGGCTGGCCCGACGCCGCGTACTGCCGGGAGAAGGCCTACTTGGAGCGGGCGCTGGACACCTTCGACCGGTCCCATCCCAGGTTGCGTGTGGTGCGGATGCGGCCGGCGTTCCTGTTCAAGCGGGAGTCGGCGAGCGAGCAGCGCCGTATCTTCGGTGGCCGCTTCCTGCCGGGCCCGCTGGCGCGCCCGGAGCTGCTGCCGTTCCTGCCCGACATTCCAGGACTGCGGGTGCAGGCGCTGCACACGGACGACGCGGCCAGGGCCTATCAGCTCGCCGTGAAGTCCGACGTCCGCGGCGCCTTCAACCTCGCGGCCGACCCCCCGGTCGACGCGGCTCTGCTGGGCGAGATGCTCGGCGCCCGCCCGGTCCGGCTGCACCGTACGGCGGCCCGCTCGGCGATCGCCGCCGCGTGGGGGCTGCACCTGCTGCCCGCCTCCCCGCACCTCTTCGACGCGGTGCTCAGGCTGCCGCTGATGGACTGCACACGCGCGCGTACGGAACTGGGCTGGCGCCCGGAACGCACGGCGTCCGAGGTGCTGGAGGAGTTTCTGCAGGGCCTGCAGCGCGGCGAGGGTGCGCCGACGGAGCCGATGCGGGGCCGCAAGGCGGGCTGACCTGCGCCCTGCTCAGGGGCCCTGCCTCAACGAGGACCTGTCTCAGCCGGACGGCTCCTCAGGTACCGGATGTTCCTCCGGCTGGACCGTGCCCGACCGGGCCGCGCCCTGTCGGCCCGTTCCCGCCTCGTCCGTGTCGGGGACGTCGTCCGCTTCGGTGCTGTCGTCCGCCCGCTCGACG of the Streptomyces sp. T12 genome contains:
- a CDS encoding SDR family NAD(P)-dependent oxidoreductase, with protein sequence MSTAQHKIGSGFDATSTADDVLNGIDLTGKLAIVTGGYSGLGLETTRALTKAGAQVVVPARRRATAEEALSGLGGVEVDELDLGDLESVRGFAERFLASGHTIDFVIDNAGIMACPETRVGPGWEAQFATNHLGHFALVNRLWPAIEPGGARVVSVSSRAHHFSGMRWDDVHWRQGYDKWEAYGQAKTANVLFAVHLDKLGADHGVRAFSLHPGGILTPLQRHLPKEEMVERGWIDEQGNPLNPEGFKSPAQGAATQVWAATSPQLDGMGGVYLEDCDIAEPAHDGDERSGVKDWAIDPEQAARLWQLSAELTGVNAFAA
- a CDS encoding SDR family oxidoreductase, with translation MSSEPARRIVVTGATGNVGTSVVRLLSEDPEVGSVLGLARRTPEWSPPKTDWAAVDLASEQADPASLFEGADAVIHLAWAFQPTHDPAVTWRTNVLGSIQVFDAVAAARVPTLVHASSVGAYSPGPKDHAVDESWPTHGWPDAAYCREKAYLERALDTFDRSHPRLRVVRMRPAFLFKRESASEQRRIFGGRFLPGPLARPELLPFLPDIPGLRVQALHTDDAARAYQLAVKSDVRGAFNLAADPPVDAALLGEMLGARPVRLHRTAARSAIAAAWGLHLLPASPHLFDAVLRLPLMDCTRARTELGWRPERTASEVLEEFLQGLQRGEGAPTEPMRGRKAG